The Gemmatimonas phototrophica region CACAGCGAGCTCACTCAACTTGGCGGAGGCTTTTTCCACCGCAATGCTGAAATCGGAGGCGGCGATCAGGCCAACGGCTCCTCCCGCGGCTTTGCCGTGCACTCGGCTGATCACGAACTGTGGTGCACGGATCATGGCCAGAATGACACCGGCGAACCCGCTGAAGAACCGTTGGCCCTGTTCCCGGTCGCCAATGGCGGCGAGTTCGTCGAACGACGCCCCGGCGCAGAACGGCCCGGTACCGCCACTCTGCAGCACAATGACCCGCACTGCCGGGTCCTGGCTCACGCGGGCGATGGTGGCGGCCAGTTCCTGTAACACGGCGCTCGGCAGGGAATTGCTCTTCGGGTGGAAGAACTCCACGCGGGCAATGCCGTCGGTCTGCTGGGTACGAACGTATCCGTCCGGACCGGATTCGATGGGGGAAAGAGGCGTCATGGCTGCAAGATAGCGTGCGGTTCCAATTGTCGAATCTGCGGTCATCCCAGTAGCTTTCATTCATGGACCAGACCATGCCCGTCCCCGCCGAGGATCCGGCCCTCCTGGCCGCCTTCGAAGCCCGTATCGCCGCTGGCGAAAGCATCGAGCCGAAGGACTGGATGCCGGAACGATATCGCAAGCAACTCACCCGGATGA contains the following coding sequences:
- a CDS encoding enoyl-CoA hydratase/isomerase family protein — translated: MTPLSPIESGPDGYVRTQQTDGIARVEFFHPKSNSLPSAVLQELAATIARVSQDPAVRVIVLQSGGTGPFCAGASFDELAAIGDREQGQRFFSGFAGVILAMIRAPQFVISRVHGKAAGGAVGLIAASDFSIAVEKASAKLSELAVGIGPFVVGPVIQQKIGLASFSQMAVDADWRDASWCERRGLYAKVVADTAALDAGVDTLASTLAASNPDAMAMLKRVFWQGTEGWDTLLAERAAMSGTLVLSDFTRNAIASFKGK